GGAGTATTGCTGGAGAAGGGACGCATGGGAAATATGGGAAATATGGCGGATGTTATCGAAACATATATGAAATCGGATGGACATTCCAATATACAATCAGAAAGATGTTATGAATTAGATGAGTCAAAGCCATTCCAGATTGAGAAAATTGAAATAATAGATAAAAATGAAAAACAATTGGCTTTTTATGAAGCCCAGGAAGAAATTAGAGTAAGAATACATTGCATCTCCAGAGAACCTATTCCTAATTTGTACGGCTATTTTGCATTACGAAAAGACAACGGTGAATCATTGATTATTTGTGACAGCATAGAGGATGGAAATGATGTCTTTAATAATATGCCTGGTGGAAGGCACATTGTGGATATATTGATTCCTGGAGGATTGATGGCATCTGGGGATTATATTGTATACTTGAATTTTAGCAGTAATTATGCGCATGGTTTTGATGTTGATTCGCCTATGGATGCTCTGATGTTCAAGGTTGCAGATTCTATAAGCGGAAGAGGAAATAAAAGGAATGCCTTAACAGCAATGGTATTATCGTGGTCTGTTGTAAATAAGGAGACACATTAATTGTTAACCACATCGACAATCTTGGTTACCGGTGGGACC
The DNA window shown above is from Bacteroidales bacterium and carries:
- a CDS encoding Wzt carbohydrate-binding domain-containing protein — encoded protein: GVLLEKGRMGNMGNMADVIETYMKSDGHSNIQSERCYELDESKPFQIEKIEIIDKNEKQLAFYEAQEEIRVRIHCISREPIPNLYGYFALRKDNGESLIICDSIEDGNDVFNNMPGGRHIVDILIPGGLMASGDYIVYLNFSSNYAHGFDVDSPMDALMFKVADSISGRGNKRNALTAMVLSWSVVNKETH